In Cydia splendana chromosome 3, ilCydSple1.2, whole genome shotgun sequence, one DNA window encodes the following:
- the LOC134806694 gene encoding cytochrome P450 4d2-like yields the protein MILVATLLCVLIGLVFYYDYKRKNTRAKKLLSKFNGSDGLPIIGNALDLGFDSDGVSQILLDKWRQYGMTNYRLTVGSEEWVMLCESDDVGTILAHPTELAKPTERNAAMMPFFGNSVSTSEGERWKSTRKLMTPSFHFKTLEARVDAVNSRTDALYQVLDQYVDKDPVDIYRYLRPFMFDILCNTLMGVDHNMLANPDHPYLDASARVIKIATENYFSYWRNISFIFKRTPIYREMMDAIKTIRGYSDKLIHDRRVKLNEFIDEIKSNNNAAVDINALVHEKVSEKACLLDSLLLSTLPNGDPAPDDTINEEISLLCFTGHYTTTMTMAHTLYCLAKYPEIQKRVVEEQNSIFNSDKLRQPTNHDLIEMKYLEAVIKESIRVIPTVTKIGRQLQNDLPLKDGRIIPPGTQVVVYYEALYADPKMFPEPEKYKPERFFNSLHPYAFVPFSAGPRSCIGFRYAWVAMKATLSNFLRRYEVLPGAPEDEPKFAHRIITESINGVKLRLKKRELYIICPIVVVARNGKSGQSLLLPKM from the exons GTGTGTCTCAGATCTTATTAGACAAATGGCGACAATACGGCATGACTAACTATCGTTTGACGGTTGGCTCCGAGGAGTGGGTTATGCTGTGTGAATCTGACGATGTCGGG acgaTCCTTGCACATCCGACAGAGTTGGCCAAGCCCACTGAAAGGAACGCTGCTATGATGCCTTTCTTCGGAAACTCAGTCTCAACATCAGAAG GTGAACGATGGAAATCGACTCGTAAACTGATGACTCCTAGTTTCCACTTCAAGACGCTAGAAGCTCGCGTTGACGCGGTCAATTCGCGCACCGACGCCCTCTACCAAGTGCTCGACCAATACGTGGACAAGGACCCTGTGGATATATACAGATACCTTCGACCTTTCATGTTTGACATTCTGTGCAACACATTGATGGGAGTCGATCACAATATGCTCGCCAATCCTGACCACCCTTATCTAGACGCTAGCGCTAG GGTTATCAAAATCGCCACCGAAAATTATTTCTCTTACTGGAGGAATATCAGCTTCATCTTTAAACGGACACCAATTTATCGGGAAATGATGGATGCCATCAAAACAATTAGAGGCTATAGCGACAAG CTTATACATGACAGAAGAGTGAAGTTAAACGAATTCATCGATGAAATTAAGAGCAACAACAACGCTGCCGTTGATATCAACGCTCTGGTTCACGAGAAAGTATCGGAAAAGGCTTGCCTTCTCGACTCCCTTCTTCTAAGTACCCTGCCCAATGGCGATCCTGCTCCGGATGACACCATCAATGAAGAAATCAGTCTGCTCTGTTTCACT GGGCACTACACCACAACAATGACGATGGCACACACTCTGTACTGCTTAGCCAAGTATCCAGAAATTCAGAAGCGAGTAGTCGAGGAACAGAATTCCATATTCAACAGTGATAAGCTGAGACAGCCTACCAACCACGATCTCATTGAAATGAAATACCTCGAGGCTGTTATCAAGGAGAGCATCCGTGTCATCCCCACTGTGACAAAAATCGGAAGGCAGCTACAAAATGATTTACCATTAAAAG ATGGTAGAATCATCCCTCCTGGAACGCAAGTGGTCGTGTACTACGAGGCCCTGTACGCCGACCCGAAGATGTTCCCTGAGCCCGAGAAGTACAAGCCAGAGAGGTTTTTCAACAGTCTGCACCCATACGCCTTCGTGCCATTCAGCGCGGGACCGAGGAGCTGCATAG GTTTCCGTTACGCTTGGGTGGCGATGAAGGCGACACTATCCAACTTCCTTCGTCGGTACGAGGTGCTTCCCGGCGCCCCCGAAGACGAGCCCAAGTTCGCTCATAGGATCATAACCGAATCCATCAACGGCGTCAAACTAAGATTGAAAAAGAGAGAACTTTATATTATTTGTCCAATTGTTGTTGTGGCCAGAAATGGCAAGTCTGGTCAGTCGTTGTTATTGCCAAA AATGTGA